In Prescottella soli, a genomic segment contains:
- a CDS encoding ABC transporter ATP-binding protein, translated as MTMTTTSEKTVASDTVLECRGLSAGYAGAVVCRDLDITVRSGEVVALIGANGAGKSTTMLTVAGELEPISGSLSVLGSDRRASLSTLARRGLSYVTEERSVIMGLTAAENLRLAGVSADDACAVFPELRALLRRPAGLMSGGEQQMLTLARALARNPKLLLADELSLGLAPQIVQRLLAVVRSAADERGVGVLLVEQHVRQVLTVADRVYVMRRGRMMLEGTAAEIGADLDAVQRAYLSAAGDTGSAGTGQFG; from the coding sequence ATGACCATGACCACCACGAGCGAGAAGACCGTGGCGTCCGACACGGTGCTGGAATGCCGAGGCTTGAGTGCGGGCTACGCCGGCGCCGTGGTCTGCCGCGACCTCGACATCACCGTGCGCTCGGGCGAGGTCGTGGCGCTCATCGGCGCCAACGGGGCGGGCAAGTCCACGACGATGTTGACGGTGGCCGGGGAGCTGGAGCCGATCTCGGGCTCACTGTCCGTGCTCGGCTCGGACCGGCGCGCATCGTTGTCGACACTGGCGCGGCGTGGGCTGAGCTACGTCACCGAGGAGCGATCGGTGATCATGGGCCTGACCGCCGCCGAGAACCTCCGGCTGGCAGGCGTCTCGGCCGACGACGCGTGTGCCGTGTTCCCGGAGCTACGGGCGCTGCTCCGGCGGCCCGCCGGACTGATGTCCGGTGGCGAGCAGCAGATGCTCACTCTGGCCCGGGCGTTGGCACGGAACCCCAAACTGCTGCTGGCGGACGAGCTGTCGCTGGGCCTGGCGCCGCAGATCGTGCAACGCCTGCTCGCGGTGGTGCGGTCCGCGGCCGACGAACGCGGTGTCGGTGTCCTGCTGGTCGAACAGCACGTCCGCCAGGTGTTGACCGTCGCGGACAGGGTGTATGTGATGCGGCGCGGCCGGATGATGCTGGAGGGGACGGCCGCCGAGATCGGCGCCGATCTGGACGCGGTGCAGCGTGCCTACCTGTCGGCTGCGGGAGACACCGGTAGCGCCGGTACCGGCCAATTCGGTTAA
- a CDS encoding branched-chain amino acid ABC transporter permease/ATP-binding protein codes for MTELLQFAILGLGAGSAYALLAHGIVLVYRGSGVVNFAQGAIAMVAAYVCLETLQREHDWALLPAFVVAVVVAGLIGLAFQLLVLRWLMNAAPIVRLAATLGLMVLLQAGVQQYYGAKSIRVRAFLPDDAYHWGSIVVQQDRLILLGIAVGMTAVLWGLARFTRVGLAITAAAENERAAAALGWSPQRLAALTWTVGGALAGTAGILVAPLTGLTPSAFVVIVTVSALAAALLGNFRSFPLTLLGGLLLGVGESVVVLYQDDLRNLLGMETLTGINRAVPFLVILIVLVVRGKGLPLRSHVSERLPRLGSGEIRWVGIVLAVVAAGVVIAIGGDWLRSLTLTLAAAVFLLSIVVLTGFAGQLSLAQYTVGGLGALFAARLVGQAGWPLLPAAIVSVVAVVAFGVVFALPALRTRGVNLAVVTLGLGFTVQEMVFNNPTLTGDKLEGSVKISELNLFGLEVTASRYPERWALLCLVALIVCGLMVANLRRSRTGRRLIAVRTNERAAASLGISVFAVKIYAFALAAGLAAVAGILLGLRNTAVTYLEFNVFASINAVVQSVIGGLGFVVGSVIGALMAPGALVSRLVDGLAIASLLAGVILIVTLLTNQNGIADVVSRQLRAIGRLPGLAALRPRDTRRVHELSDELPSSTVAPTPLSVRGLTVRFGGVTAVDGVDLDVAPGQVVGLIGPNGAGKTTVIDAITGFVSPAAGQLTLGDHDITGWSTARRSKGGLRRSFQSLELFEDVTVGENIHAGADESTWSTWFTDLIRPGRHPLSPSASTVVRDFELEDDLGALPGELSYGRRRLVGIARAVASAPSVILLDEPAAGLDDAESRELAVAIRHLAVQRGAGVLLVEHDMGLVMSTCDRIVVLEAGRVIAAGTPDEISASAAVRDAYLGTDDETEAAR; via the coding sequence ATGACTGAGTTACTGCAGTTCGCGATCCTGGGCCTGGGAGCAGGCTCCGCCTACGCGCTCCTTGCGCACGGCATCGTGCTGGTCTACCGCGGCTCCGGGGTGGTGAACTTCGCGCAGGGCGCGATAGCCATGGTGGCCGCCTATGTGTGTCTGGAAACCTTGCAGCGCGAACATGATTGGGCCTTGCTGCCAGCCTTTGTGGTGGCGGTCGTGGTGGCCGGACTGATCGGACTGGCGTTCCAGCTGCTGGTGTTGCGCTGGCTGATGAACGCTGCGCCGATCGTCCGGCTGGCCGCCACTCTCGGCCTGATGGTGCTCCTGCAGGCGGGGGTGCAGCAGTACTACGGGGCCAAGTCGATCCGGGTGCGAGCCTTCCTGCCCGACGACGCCTATCACTGGGGAAGCATTGTGGTGCAGCAGGATCGGCTGATCCTGCTGGGGATCGCGGTGGGAATGACTGCCGTGCTCTGGGGGCTGGCCCGGTTCACCCGGGTCGGCCTCGCCATCACCGCGGCGGCCGAGAACGAGCGCGCCGCCGCGGCACTCGGTTGGTCGCCCCAGCGGCTGGCCGCGCTGACGTGGACCGTCGGTGGTGCACTCGCCGGCACCGCCGGCATCCTGGTGGCACCGTTGACGGGACTCACGCCGTCGGCGTTCGTCGTGATCGTCACCGTCTCGGCGCTGGCCGCTGCACTGCTCGGCAACTTCCGCTCGTTCCCGCTCACCCTGCTCGGCGGGCTGTTGCTCGGCGTGGGTGAGAGCGTGGTCGTCCTGTATCAGGATGACCTGCGGAATCTGCTCGGGATGGAGACACTCACCGGCATCAACCGGGCGGTGCCGTTCCTGGTCATCCTCATCGTGCTGGTGGTGCGGGGGAAGGGGCTGCCGCTGCGCAGCCACGTCTCGGAGCGGCTGCCTCGGCTCGGCTCCGGTGAGATCCGTTGGGTGGGTATCGTTCTCGCCGTCGTCGCCGCGGGCGTCGTCATCGCGATCGGCGGCGATTGGCTGCGGTCACTGACGCTGACCCTGGCTGCCGCGGTCTTCCTGCTGTCGATCGTGGTGCTGACCGGTTTCGCCGGTCAGCTCTCGCTTGCGCAGTACACCGTCGGCGGGTTGGGCGCGCTGTTCGCCGCGCGACTCGTCGGCCAGGCCGGCTGGCCGTTGCTTCCGGCGGCGATAGTCAGCGTGGTCGCCGTCGTCGCATTCGGCGTGGTGTTCGCGCTGCCCGCGCTGCGGACACGGGGCGTGAACCTCGCGGTGGTCACCCTGGGGCTCGGGTTCACGGTCCAGGAGATGGTGTTCAACAACCCGACCCTGACCGGCGACAAGCTCGAGGGTTCGGTCAAGATCTCCGAGCTGAACCTGTTCGGGCTGGAGGTGACGGCTTCCCGATACCCCGAACGGTGGGCACTGCTGTGTCTCGTCGCACTGATCGTGTGCGGCCTGATGGTGGCGAACCTGCGTCGCTCGCGTACCGGCCGGCGGCTCATCGCGGTGCGCACCAACGAGCGGGCCGCGGCCTCGCTCGGGATCAGCGTGTTCGCGGTCAAGATCTATGCCTTCGCTCTCGCAGCGGGGTTGGCCGCCGTGGCGGGAATTCTTCTCGGCCTGCGCAATACCGCAGTCACTTACCTCGAATTCAACGTGTTCGCCTCGATCAACGCGGTGGTCCAGTCGGTGATCGGCGGGCTCGGGTTCGTGGTGGGCAGCGTCATCGGCGCACTGATGGCGCCCGGGGCGCTCGTCAGTCGCCTGGTGGACGGTTTGGCCATCGCCAGCCTGCTCGCCGGAGTGATCCTCATCGTCACCCTGCTCACCAACCAGAACGGAATCGCCGACGTGGTCTCCCGTCAACTCCGGGCGATCGGCAGGCTCCCCGGGCTTGCCGCGTTGCGTCCGCGGGACACGCGGCGGGTTCACGAACTCTCGGACGAACTGCCGTCCAGCACCGTCGCACCGACGCCGCTGTCGGTTCGCGGGCTGACGGTGCGGTTCGGCGGCGTCACCGCCGTGGACGGGGTCGACCTCGACGTCGCGCCCGGACAGGTTGTGGGTCTGATCGGGCCGAACGGGGCCGGCAAGACCACCGTGATCGACGCGATCACCGGATTCGTCAGTCCCGCGGCGGGACAGTTGACGCTGGGGGACCACGACATCACCGGCTGGTCGACCGCGCGGCGGTCCAAGGGCGGACTCCGTCGTTCCTTCCAGTCGCTGGAACTGTTCGAGGACGTCACGGTCGGCGAGAACATCCACGCAGGTGCCGACGAGTCCACCTGGAGTACCTGGTTCACCGATCTGATCCGCCCCGGCCGCCATCCGCTCTCACCCAGTGCGTCGACCGTCGTGCGGGACTTCGAACTCGAGGACGACTTGGGCGCACTGCCGGGTGAACTGTCGTACGGTCGGCGCCGGCTGGTGGGTATCGCCAGGGCCGTCGCGTCCGCCCCGTCCGTCATCCTGCTCGACGAGCCTGCGGCCGGTCTGGACGACGCCGAGAGCCGTGAGCTCGCGGTGGCCATCCGGCATCTGGCGGTGCAGCGCGGGGCGGGGGTGCTGCTCGTCGAGCACGACATGGGTCTGGTGATGTCCACCTGTGACCGGATCGTGGTGCTCGAGGCAGGCCGGGTGATCGCCGCCGGCACGCCGGACGAGATCTCTGCCAGCGCGGCGGTCCGCGATGCATACCTGGGTACCGACGACGAGACGGAGGCGGCGCGATGA
- a CDS encoding PPOX class F420-dependent oxidoreductase, whose amino-acid sequence MSSLRDEKVREFLTHGTRTGKLGFLAGDGRPLVAPVWFVVEGDEVLFNTGASTAKGRYLARDPRVVLCVDLEEPPYAFVQIQGDAVLSTDPDELLRVATEIGRRYMGDERAEEFGRRNGVPGELVVRVRPTKVIAALDVTG is encoded by the coding sequence GTGAGCAGTCTGCGTGACGAGAAGGTCCGGGAGTTCCTCACGCACGGAACCCGGACGGGCAAGCTCGGCTTCCTCGCCGGCGACGGTCGACCACTCGTGGCGCCGGTCTGGTTCGTGGTCGAGGGCGACGAGGTGCTGTTCAACACGGGCGCGTCGACGGCGAAGGGGAGGTACCTCGCGCGCGATCCCCGCGTGGTGCTGTGCGTCGATCTCGAGGAACCCCCGTACGCCTTCGTGCAGATTCAGGGCGACGCGGTGCTGTCCACGGATCCCGACGAGCTGCTGCGGGTGGCGACCGAGATCGGACGCCGGTACATGGGGGACGAGCGGGCGGAGGAGTTCGGCCGCCGCAACGGCGTCCCCGGTGAGCTCGTCGTGCGGGTGCGCCCGACCAAGGTGATCGCGGCCCTGGACGTCACCGGCTGA
- a CDS encoding FadR/GntR family transcriptional regulator, whose protein sequence is MAAGAKSSVVRVPKAGELVAANLRRRIITGELGAGDPLPNESVLMEQFGVSRPTLREAFRILESESIITVLRGARGGARVMAPDPSVAARYTGLLLQYKGTPLVDVYRARASLEVSAVGVLAGPGHAEQLDKLAESIARGADLVGDAAAFAHHDVQLHQSLVDLAGNETLSVLAGMLAHIIDAHNALFIASHGDEHDRPAARAAQRAYTKLLAYLRSGDAVEAQSFWQKNLDGIEKYMVGDSETTLVEILS, encoded by the coding sequence GTGGCAGCCGGAGCGAAATCGTCGGTGGTTCGGGTACCGAAGGCTGGTGAGTTGGTCGCTGCGAACTTGCGTCGGCGCATCATCACCGGCGAGCTCGGCGCCGGGGACCCGCTACCGAACGAATCGGTCCTGATGGAGCAGTTCGGGGTGTCCCGTCCCACGCTGCGTGAGGCGTTCCGGATCCTCGAGTCGGAGTCGATCATCACGGTGCTCCGCGGTGCGCGCGGCGGCGCCCGGGTCATGGCGCCGGATCCGTCGGTCGCGGCCCGCTACACCGGCCTGCTGCTGCAGTACAAGGGGACGCCGCTGGTCGACGTCTACCGTGCCCGTGCGTCGCTCGAGGTGTCCGCGGTCGGCGTGCTGGCCGGGCCCGGTCACGCCGAGCAACTGGACAAGCTCGCGGAGTCGATCGCGCGGGGCGCCGATCTGGTCGGTGACGCGGCCGCGTTCGCGCACCACGACGTCCAGCTGCACCAGAGCCTGGTCGACCTGGCCGGCAACGAGACCCTCTCGGTGCTCGCCGGCATGCTCGCGCACATCATCGACGCCCACAATGCGCTCTTCATCGCCTCGCACGGCGACGAGCACGACCGGCCCGCGGCCCGCGCCGCGCAGCGCGCCTACACGAAACTGCTGGCCTACCTGCGCAGCGGAGACGCGGTCGAGGCCCAGAGCTTCTGGCAGAAGAATCTCGACGGGATCGAGAAGTACATGGTGGGGGACTCGGAGACGACGCTGGTCGAGATCCTCTCCTGA